The Sinomonas sp. P10A9 genome includes a window with the following:
- a CDS encoding CCA tRNA nucleotidyltransferase, which translates to MATDETAVQDPQFAVDPVVLEVGQRFVDAGFELSLVGGPVRDIFLGRTSPDLDFTTSAGPDQTLAVIKGWADAHWDIGREYGTIGLRKGRHQIEITTYRADAYDPESRKPAVAFGKDLVADLERRDFSMNAMALRLPSLELVDPFGGLTDLHAGILRTPGTPELSFSDDPLRMMRAARFASQLGVGVAPEVRAAMTDMAERIEIISAERVRDELVKLIKGAAPRAGIDLLVETGLADRVLPEVPALRLEADEHHRHKDVYQHSLQVLEQAASLETGPEGPVPGPDFVLRFAALMHDVGKPATRRFEPGGGVSFRHHDAVGAKLVKKRMKALRFDNDTIKAVARLVELHMRFYGYGDAGWTDSAVRRYVTDAGPLLERLHRLTRSDVTTRNQRKADRLSFAYDDLEHRIAELASQEELAAIRPDLDGEQIMAILGVRPGPVVGRAYKFLLNERMDNGPVSEDEARERLLEWWAAQPESAVCTDRTDESENA; encoded by the coding sequence ATGGCAACAGATGAGACGGCAGTGCAGGACCCCCAGTTCGCAGTGGACCCCGTGGTCCTAGAGGTGGGGCAGCGATTCGTGGACGCGGGATTCGAGCTCTCCCTCGTGGGCGGACCCGTGCGGGACATCTTCCTCGGGCGCACCTCGCCGGATCTGGACTTCACCACGTCCGCCGGGCCCGACCAGACGCTGGCCGTCATCAAAGGCTGGGCGGATGCGCACTGGGACATCGGCCGGGAGTACGGCACGATCGGCCTGCGCAAGGGCCGGCACCAGATTGAGATCACGACGTACCGCGCCGACGCCTATGACCCCGAGTCGCGCAAGCCTGCCGTCGCGTTCGGCAAGGACCTCGTGGCGGACCTCGAGCGCCGCGACTTCAGCATGAATGCGATGGCCCTCCGGCTGCCGTCCCTTGAGCTCGTCGATCCGTTCGGCGGGCTGACGGACCTCCACGCGGGGATCCTCCGCACGCCCGGAACCCCCGAACTGTCCTTTTCCGACGATCCGTTGCGGATGATGCGGGCGGCGAGGTTCGCGTCTCAGCTGGGCGTCGGCGTCGCGCCCGAAGTCAGGGCGGCCATGACGGACATGGCGGAGCGGATCGAGATCATCTCCGCCGAGCGCGTCCGTGACGAACTCGTGAAGCTCATCAAGGGAGCGGCTCCGCGCGCCGGAATCGACCTGCTCGTGGAGACCGGCCTCGCGGACCGCGTGCTCCCCGAGGTCCCGGCGCTGCGCCTCGAGGCCGATGAGCACCACCGGCACAAGGACGTCTACCAGCACTCGCTCCAGGTCCTCGAGCAGGCAGCCAGCCTCGAGACCGGTCCGGAGGGCCCGGTGCCGGGACCGGACTTCGTACTGCGGTTCGCCGCGCTCATGCACGACGTCGGCAAGCCGGCAACGCGTCGATTCGAACCTGGCGGCGGGGTCAGTTTCCGCCACCACGACGCCGTCGGGGCGAAGCTCGTGAAGAAGCGCATGAAGGCGCTCCGCTTCGACAACGACACCATCAAGGCGGTCGCCCGCCTCGTCGAGCTCCACATGCGCTTCTACGGGTACGGCGATGCGGGGTGGACGGACTCGGCAGTGCGGCGCTACGTGACGGACGCGGGTCCGCTCCTGGAACGGCTGCACCGGCTCACGCGCTCGGACGTCACGACGCGGAACCAGCGCAAGGCCGACCGGCTCTCGTTCGCCTACGACGACCTTGAGCACCGCATCGCCGAGCTCGCCTCGCAGGAGGAGCTCGCGGCCATCCGCCCGGACCTCGACGGCGAGCAGATCATGGCGATTCTGGGAGTTCGCCCGGGCCCCGTGGTGGGCCGCGCGTACAAGTTCCTCCTCAACGAGCGGATGGACAATGGGCCCGTGTCCGAGGACGAGGCGCGGGAACGGCTGCTTGAATGGTGGGCAGCGCAGCCTGAATCTGCCGTGTGCACCGATCGGACCGACGAGAGCGAGAACGCGTGA
- a CDS encoding S1 family peptidase, translating to MRTKLAAILAALTTVCSLAFIAAPAQASTGGTADGDAHPGVAMIAFYSPDGRFRCSAALVSPTVLLTAAHCTSDTVGKVLVDFRPVVAEAPPSGLPTAAHPSAGYTATDLAGRITGTAQAHPDYSGFTDLRNWNDLGVVVLDSPVTDRPTYPIAAAGTLDAIRPGDLAQTVVTAVGYGTEVRKPDSGPQKPAPMSYPLIRRSVDMRFQKLDTQVFQTHANVNTPQDTGGTCFGDSGGPVFLDGVIVGVTSFGRTANCRGTDGYQRVDIPSSQTWLAGFGVTP from the coding sequence ATGCGCACGAAACTGGCCGCCATCCTCGCGGCTCTCACGACAGTCTGCAGTCTGGCCTTCATCGCGGCCCCCGCCCAGGCGAGCACCGGCGGCACCGCCGATGGTGACGCCCACCCGGGGGTCGCGATGATTGCGTTCTACTCACCCGACGGGCGTTTCCGCTGCTCGGCGGCGCTCGTTTCGCCCACCGTGCTCCTCACCGCCGCCCACTGCACCTCGGACACGGTGGGCAAGGTCCTCGTGGACTTCAGGCCTGTGGTCGCCGAGGCGCCGCCGTCCGGGCTCCCCACGGCCGCGCACCCGAGTGCGGGCTACACGGCGACTGATCTCGCGGGCAGGATCACCGGCACCGCGCAGGCCCATCCGGACTACTCCGGCTTCACCGACCTGCGGAACTGGAACGATCTCGGCGTCGTCGTGCTCGACAGCCCGGTGACTGACAGGCCCACCTACCCGATCGCCGCGGCGGGGACGCTCGATGCGATCCGTCCCGGTGACCTGGCCCAGACGGTCGTGACGGCTGTGGGCTACGGGACGGAGGTGCGCAAGCCGGACTCCGGACCGCAGAAGCCGGCACCCATGAGCTACCCCCTCATCCGCCGCTCCGTGGACATGCGGTTCCAGAAGCTCGACACCCAGGTCTTCCAGACCCACGCCAACGTCAATACCCCACAGGACACCGGCGGGACCTGCTTCGGAGACTCCGGGGGGCCGGTCTTCCTCGACGGGGTGATCGTCGGCGTGACGAGTTTCGGACGCACCGCGAACTGCCGGGGTACCGATGGCTACCAGCGCGTGGACATCCCGAGCTCCCAGACCTGGCTCGCGGGGTTCGGCGTCACTCCCTGA
- a CDS encoding NUDIX hydrolase — translation MPSAVGPHIAPAGQAYPSSLPTVEEVSAGGVVVDTTDPNLPVAIIARINRGGRLEWCLPKGHPEGRESNELAAIREIGEETGIMGNILAPLGSIDYWFTVTGHRVHKTVHHYLLRAVGGNLTIENDPDHEAVDVAWVPISELARRLSFPNERRIADLAREVLPEHLLS, via the coding sequence CTGCCGTCGGCTGTCGGGCCGCACATCGCCCCGGCCGGCCAGGCCTACCCGTCGTCGCTGCCGACCGTAGAAGAGGTCTCGGCGGGCGGCGTCGTCGTCGACACTACCGATCCGAACCTGCCCGTCGCGATCATCGCCCGCATCAACCGCGGCGGCCGCCTCGAGTGGTGCCTGCCCAAGGGCCACCCCGAGGGCCGCGAGTCGAACGAGCTCGCCGCGATCCGCGAAATCGGCGAGGAGACGGGCATCATGGGTAACATCCTCGCCCCGCTCGGCAGCATCGACTACTGGTTCACGGTCACGGGCCACCGCGTCCACAAGACGGTGCACCACTACCTCCTGCGAGCCGTGGGCGGGAACCTGACCATCGAGAACGATCCGGACCACGAGGCGGTGGACGTCGCGTGGGTCCCGATCTCGGAGCTCGCGCGGCGCCTGTCCTTCCCGAACGAGCGCCGCATCGCGGATCTGGCCCGCGAGGTGCTGCCCGAGCACCTCCTCTCGTGA
- a CDS encoding histidine phosphatase family protein — protein sequence MDGMGLPGMEDFGLTRLWLLRHGETEWSRSGQYTGLTDLPLTAEGEEQARSARKTFDGVEFGLVLTSPLQRARRTAELAGFPDAQPEPNAVEWDYGDYEGVRSADIRKENPDYLIWNDGVPHGETLEHVGERADRIVARVRTAGVEHALVVAHGHFCRILAARWLGLPAASGRHFILGTAEACRLGWDKKTPAIEAWGL from the coding sequence ATGGACGGCATGGGGCTTCCCGGCATGGAGGACTTCGGGCTCACGAGGCTGTGGCTCCTGCGCCACGGTGAGACGGAGTGGTCCAGGAGCGGCCAGTACACGGGGCTCACGGATCTTCCGCTCACTGCGGAGGGCGAGGAGCAGGCGCGCTCGGCCCGGAAGACGTTCGACGGCGTGGAGTTCGGTCTCGTGCTCACCTCGCCCCTGCAGCGTGCCCGGCGCACCGCGGAGCTTGCGGGCTTCCCCGACGCGCAGCCCGAGCCGAACGCGGTCGAGTGGGACTACGGCGACTACGAGGGGGTGCGCTCTGCCGACATCCGTAAGGAAAACCCGGACTACCTCATCTGGAATGACGGGGTGCCCCACGGCGAGACGCTCGAACACGTCGGGGAGCGGGCAGACCGGATCGTTGCGCGGGTGCGGACTGCGGGAGTCGAGCACGCCCTCGTCGTGGCGCACGGGCACTTCTGCCGGATCCTCGCCGCACGCTGGCTCGGCCTGCCAGCGGCCTCGGGCCGGCACTTCATCCTCGGGACAGCCGAGGCCTGCCGGCTCGGGTGGGACAAGAAGACGCCCGCGATCGAGGCCTGGGGACTGTAG
- a CDS encoding glycosyltransferase family 87 protein: MQPSPDEKPDARQAVISPTRNDPLLHTLSEAIGGPLGDHAAPGIVRSGFWTPERVLVILTALAAVLGVVIKGYCRVNGWTTPQHFYAACYSDLPVLFKERGFADGILPLLGQGAPFEYPVLTSLIAGLTALVVPGTGTTEARATGYFDVNAVLLAVMWIVAVVATARSNRRRPWDAAMLAIAPGAILAGFINWDLWSVALLAVGMYLFARNQPVWAGVLIGLGAATKLYPVLVLGAIVLLAVRTGRYRPLWLTAAAAGVTWLAANLPAMLLDPRGWVYFFDFARDRTAGFSSIYFAWNLVVERIRYGAPLETPAVNVIATVSFSLACLAIAFVALHAPRRPRLAQLTFLIVAAFILTNKVYSPQYVLWLIPLLALARPRWRDFLLWMLAEALHWWAVWMYLGATTSGGPSTNNIDSPYYVGAILLHMIAVGYLCARVLMDIYEPSGDPIRLSRQDDPQGGAFDGAPDALTWADLRRKVSAGLRAGRA, translated from the coding sequence ATGCAGCCGAGCCCCGACGAGAAGCCCGATGCACGGCAGGCGGTCATCTCGCCGACCCGCAATGACCCCCTCCTGCACACGCTTTCCGAGGCTATCGGAGGGCCCCTCGGCGACCACGCGGCCCCCGGCATAGTCCGCAGTGGATTCTGGACGCCCGAGCGCGTGCTCGTGATCCTCACCGCCCTGGCTGCCGTGCTCGGCGTCGTGATCAAGGGCTACTGCCGCGTCAACGGCTGGACGACGCCACAGCATTTCTATGCGGCCTGCTACTCGGACCTGCCCGTCCTGTTCAAGGAGCGGGGCTTCGCCGACGGCATCCTGCCGCTCCTGGGCCAGGGCGCGCCCTTCGAGTACCCAGTGCTCACGAGCCTCATCGCGGGCCTCACTGCGCTGGTCGTGCCCGGGACCGGGACCACCGAGGCGCGCGCCACGGGATACTTCGACGTCAACGCCGTGCTCCTCGCGGTCATGTGGATCGTGGCGGTGGTCGCGACCGCGCGCTCCAACCGGCGGCGCCCGTGGGACGCGGCCATGCTCGCCATTGCCCCCGGCGCCATCCTGGCAGGGTTCATCAACTGGGACCTGTGGTCGGTGGCGCTGCTCGCGGTGGGCATGTACCTGTTCGCCCGGAACCAGCCCGTGTGGGCGGGCGTGCTCATCGGCCTCGGCGCGGCCACGAAGCTGTACCCGGTGCTCGTGCTCGGGGCCATCGTGCTGCTCGCAGTGCGCACCGGACGGTACAGGCCGCTGTGGCTCACGGCCGCGGCCGCAGGGGTGACGTGGCTCGCCGCGAACCTCCCGGCGATGCTCCTCGACCCGCGTGGCTGGGTGTACTTCTTCGACTTCGCCCGCGACCGCACCGCCGGATTCTCGTCCATCTACTTCGCGTGGAACCTCGTCGTGGAACGCATCCGCTACGGCGCACCGCTCGAGACGCCTGCCGTCAACGTCATCGCGACCGTGTCCTTCAGCCTCGCGTGCCTCGCGATCGCGTTCGTGGCCCTGCACGCGCCGCGGCGGCCGCGGTTGGCCCAGCTGACGTTCCTCATCGTCGCCGCGTTCATCCTCACCAACAAGGTCTACTCGCCGCAGTATGTCCTCTGGCTCATCCCGCTCCTGGCCCTCGCGCGGCCGCGCTGGCGGGACTTCCTCCTCTGGATGCTCGCCGAGGCGCTGCACTGGTGGGCGGTGTGGATGTACCTGGGGGCCACGACGAGCGGGGGTCCGTCGACGAACAACATCGATTCGCCCTACTACGTGGGCGCGATCCTCCTGCACATGATCGCGGTCGGCTACCTGTGTGCGCGCGTGCTCATGGACATCTACGAGCCCTCCGGTGACCCGATCCGCCTCTCCCGGCAGGACGATCCGCAGGGCGGCGCGTTCGACGGCGCGCCGGATGCGCTCACGTGGGCCGATCTCCGCCGGAAGGTCAGTGCCGGACTGCGGGCGGGCCGTGCCTGA
- the murJ gene encoding murein biosynthesis integral membrane protein MurJ: MAVGTLVSRALGFIRSWLLILALGLGSTVADTFVNANNLPNLIFLLVAGGVFNSVLVPQIIKASKARDGGADYISRLLTLGVLVMLVLTAAVTLAAPWVMQLTTSGYSPPQLAIATVFAFWCLPQIFFYGLYALLTQVLNAHGAFGPAMWAPIVNNVVAIAGLGMFVWIFGANRTNPHSLDNWTGGHTFMIAGMSTLGVVIQTALLMLPVLRLRLGLSPRFGWRGVGLGAAARLGAWTLATTAVGQLTFLYVMKVASQPGAERERLQEAGNPLWQQVPGNTVLEIASQLYLLPHSIIALSLATVLFNRMTEASQAGDRAGVREALSHGLRTMAVATVFAALALFALAAPLGMFFSGGRASDGVMLAQTLSILALSTPFMSANFMMARVFYAKEDARTPFKIQLWLAILNVVGAFVIQYLPARYIIFAIAGLYTVGNVLSVVLSSHYLRRQLGHLDGAHVARSYIRMGYAATGSAIVGAVAVGLLGGYNPSGFIWSSNFAALAAIVIIAVPMLIAYFVLLRVFHVTEVRDLLRPILGRVGGRLGLGDAAPSPARSTHDAGAAAGSRGEPSEPPITAAITTISNDTGIIPRISGQFDPVMYRARPTSPTPERLPGRRSFQGPPGENPNFPED; the protein is encoded by the coding sequence ATGGCCGTCGGCACCCTGGTCTCGCGGGCGCTGGGCTTCATCCGCTCGTGGCTGCTCATCCTCGCGCTCGGCCTCGGCTCGACCGTCGCCGATACGTTCGTCAACGCGAACAACCTGCCAAACCTCATCTTCCTGCTCGTTGCCGGCGGCGTGTTCAACTCCGTGCTCGTGCCGCAGATCATCAAGGCGAGCAAGGCGCGGGACGGCGGCGCGGACTACATCAGCCGCCTCCTGACACTCGGCGTCCTCGTCATGCTGGTCCTCACGGCCGCCGTGACGCTCGCCGCGCCCTGGGTCATGCAGCTCACGACGTCCGGCTACAGTCCCCCTCAGCTCGCCATCGCGACGGTCTTCGCCTTCTGGTGCCTCCCGCAGATCTTCTTCTACGGCCTCTACGCGCTCTTGACCCAGGTGCTCAATGCGCATGGGGCCTTCGGGCCGGCGATGTGGGCCCCGATCGTGAACAACGTCGTCGCGATCGCGGGGTTGGGCATGTTCGTGTGGATCTTCGGAGCGAACCGGACCAATCCCCACAGCCTGGACAACTGGACCGGCGGCCACACGTTCATGATCGCCGGGATGTCCACGCTCGGCGTCGTCATCCAGACAGCGCTCCTGATGCTCCCCGTGCTGCGGCTGAGGCTCGGGCTCTCCCCGCGGTTCGGGTGGCGGGGCGTGGGCCTCGGGGCCGCAGCGCGCCTCGGCGCGTGGACCCTCGCAACCACCGCGGTGGGCCAGCTGACGTTCCTCTATGTCATGAAGGTCGCCTCCCAGCCCGGCGCCGAGCGCGAGCGGCTGCAGGAGGCCGGCAATCCGCTGTGGCAGCAGGTCCCGGGCAACACCGTCCTCGAGATCGCGTCCCAGCTCTATCTCCTGCCCCACTCAATCATTGCGCTCTCGCTCGCGACGGTCCTCTTCAACCGCATGACGGAGGCGTCCCAGGCGGGCGACCGCGCTGGCGTCCGCGAAGCGCTCTCGCACGGACTCCGCACTATGGCGGTGGCGACGGTGTTCGCAGCGTTGGCGCTGTTCGCACTCGCCGCGCCGCTGGGCATGTTCTTCTCGGGCGGCCGCGCATCCGACGGCGTCATGCTCGCCCAGACGTTGAGCATCCTCGCGCTGAGCACGCCGTTCATGAGCGCCAACTTCATGATGGCGCGCGTCTTCTACGCGAAGGAGGACGCGCGCACCCCGTTCAAGATCCAGCTGTGGCTCGCGATCCTCAACGTAGTCGGCGCCTTCGTCATCCAGTACCTGCCCGCGCGCTACATCATCTTCGCCATCGCCGGCCTGTACACAGTGGGGAACGTCCTCTCGGTGGTCCTGAGCAGCCACTACCTTCGCCGCCAGCTCGGCCACCTCGATGGCGCGCACGTGGCGCGCTCGTACATCCGCATGGGCTACGCCGCGACGGGATCCGCAATCGTGGGAGCGGTCGCGGTCGGGCTCCTCGGCGGCTACAACCCCAGCGGGTTCATCTGGAGCTCGAACTTCGCCGCGCTGGCCGCCATCGTGATCATTGCCGTGCCGATGCTCATCGCGTACTTCGTTCTCCTGCGGGTCTTCCACGTCACCGAGGTACGCGATCTCCTCCGTCCGATCCTCGGCCGGGTCGGTGGGCGTCTCGGCCTTGGTGACGCCGCGCCGTCGCCCGCGCGGTCGACGCACGACGCCGGTGCTGCCGCCGGCTCACGCGGCGAGCCCAGCGAGCCTCCCATCACCGCCGCGATCACCACGATCTCGAACGACACGGGCATCATCCCGCGCATTTCCGGGCAGTTCGATCCGGTGATGTACCGCGCGCGTCCCACCAGTCCGACACCCGAGCGGCTCCCTGGACGGCGCTCGTTCCAAGGGCCGCCGGGAGAGAACCCGAATTTTCCCGAGGACTGA